The DNA sequence ATCATTTGCCAGGTCATTGGTTTTTACCATTAACTCAAAAACCGCTATACCCATCCTCATCAACGAGTTAACTTCAACCGTACGGCATCCGACTACGCGGCAACCAGGGCAATAGATGATTCTGCCGGTATGCATTACCCGTACTTTGCCCCTGCTTTTCCATAAATCGAGTTTCTGACCCCTTCCACACCATGCACTCTTTTCTCATTCTTCTCTTATTGGCCGGAGTTCCGATGCGGCTGTCGGCCCAGGCGACCAGCCCGGACGAATTAGCCATACAAATGGTCATCGAACACGAAACCCAGGCGTATCTCGACCGTAACACCGACCGGCAGAGCGCCTGCTGGGCAGACAGCACCGGCTTATCGCAGCGGATTTGCCTTAACGATGGTCGAATCATTGCCGCCGACGGCGATCATGCAGCGCTACGGCGTGGTCTGGAAAGCTACTTCCGGCAACTGCCCGACCCTGATCCATCGGTTTTTGAACACCGGCACTACAAAATTCGAATTCGGGGTGAGGCTGCGTTTGTCACCTTTGTCCAGATCATGCAGTGTGCCGGCCGTCCGGCCAGCTACAGCCAGCAGGTGCGGTATCTGGAACGGGAAGCCGGCAGTTGGAAGATCATCCATTCCGGCGTATCGTACTACGATCCGACGTCCAGGCAGGTGCAAGCCAGTCGGTAACCGGTAATCCTACCGACTACCGTTAACGAATCGCCGTTCGGTCGTACTTTTGCGTCATGACTTTACAAAACGATTTGCTGCTCCGCACGGCGCGGGGTGAGTTGACCGAGCGGGTGCCGGTCTGGATGATGCGGCAGGCTGGTCGCGTACTGGCTGAATACCGGGCTGTTCGGGAGCGGGCCGGGAGTTTTATTACGCTGGCTAAAACCCCTGAACTGGCGGCCGAAGTGACCATCCAACCCGTCGATGCGTTTGGCGTCGACGCAGCTATTATCTTCTCCGATATTCTGGTAGTTCCCGAAGCCATGGGCCTTCCCTACGAGATGATCGAGAGCCGGGGCCCGGTGTTCCCGACCACCGTTCGTACTACCGCCGACCTCAGCCGCCTGCGCGTAGCCGACGCAGAAAGCGATCTGGGCTACGTGCTGGATGCGATTCGCCTGACCAAAAAAGAACTGAACGGGCGTGTTCCGCTCATTGGTTTCGCCGGGGCACCGTTTACCATCTTTTGCTACATGACCGAAGGCAAAGGCTCTAAAACGTTCTCCATCGCCAAGAAGCTGCTATATACCGATCCCGTTTTTGCCCACACGCTGCTGCAGCAGATTACCGACAGCACCATTGCTTACCTCAAAGCACAGGTGCGGGCGGGCGTTAACCTGGTGCAACTATTCGATTCGTGGGCGGGTATCCTGTCGCCGGAGCAATACCGCCTGTTTTCGCTGCCTTACATCAAGCAGATCTGTGATGCCCTGGGCAGCGAAATCCACGACGGTGTAGTTAGCCACGCACCCGTACCGGTCACGGTCTTCGCCAAAGGCGCTTTCTTTGCCCGCCACGAGATCGGTCAGCTGAGTTGCTCGGTGGTGGGGCTCGACTGGAACATGGACCCGGCTGAGTCACGGGAGCTGATCCCGAACAAAGTATTACAGGGTAACCTCGACCCCTGCGTCCTCTACGCTGATTTTGCCCAGATCCGGGCGGAGGTTAAAAACATGCTCGATGCCTTTGGTCACCAGCATTACATTGCCAACCTGGGCCACGGTATTTATCCCGATACCGATCCGGACAAAGCCCGCTGCTTTGTCGATGCGATCAAGGAAATGTAGGTATAGCGTAGTACGGCCTGCGGTCGGTGTTAGTTACCTGAGCAGTTAACACCGGCCGCAGGCCGTACTACGTTCTGTCGTATTACAGATTCTCTTTGGCTTCCTGTTTGAGCTGCGCTTTGTTGATGGGTACCACCCCTACCGATTCACAGACGAGGCCACCGCCCAGGTTCGATAGACCGGCAATAACAGCGGGCGACTGTTTCAGCGCAACGCAACAGGCGGCAATACTGATTACGGTATCGCCCGCCCCCGACACATCGGCGATCTGGCGAATATGGGCCGGGAGTTGCCGCTGCTCGCCATTGAAGTCGATGAACACCCCCCGCTCCGATAAGGTGATCAGCGCCCCTTTCACGTTCAGCGTCGATTTCAGCTGATCGACCGCGGCCCTGAACTCGGTCGTGTTGTCAACGTCAAAATCCAGCTTCAGTCCTTCGCGTAGCTCCTTTAGATTGGGCTTGAAGAGTGTCGTGTTCTGATACGACAGGAAATTACGTTTCTTAGGGTCAACCACCGTTGGCACGTTCTGCGCGTTGGCAAAATCAGTGATTTCGGCGATCGCTTCCTTGCTCAGCACGCCTTTGTCGTAATCCTCGAAGATGACCACGTGGCAGCTGGGAATCAGCTCCTTCGCTTTGGCCACGAGTTGCGCCCGTTCGTCGGCCGTAATGTACCTATCCGTTTCGGTATCGACCCGCACTACCTGCTGCGAACTGGCAATGATCCGTTCCTTGATGGTTGTAATCCGGTCCTGGCTCCGGATCAGACCGTCGCAGCTAAGGCCCCGGTTGCATAACTCCTGCTTGAGCTGATCGCCGGGCGTATCGGTACCGATGATGGAGCAGATGATGGCTTCAGCACCCAGCGCCTGCACATTGAGCAGGACATTGCCCGCCCCACCGAGCCGTAGTTCACGCCGGTCAACGGTCACCACGGGCACGGGTGCTTCGGGCGAAATTCGTTCTACGCGTCCCCATACATAGGAGTCGAGCATTACATCACCAATAATCAGTACGCGTAGGTTATCGAACTGGTCAAACAATTCGTCAAGCGACATATCTAGAACTGGACTCGTCATTGCAAAAGAGTAAATGGCGCAGAAATGACCGGCGCAGTACAGTGCCTTCAGCAGGCCTACCGCCGGTTCAACGCCCGTGTTCACTGGCTGAATTTGATGCAAAGAAAAGAAAACCGGGACCGTTTCCGGCACCGAAGGGCGGTGTTCGAGTGAGTGGTCTTACCAACTTGCCAGCATAGCCAACAACCAGTCAGGTTTTAGAAACAGCCCCACCACCGGCACCACCAGACCCACAGCCAGCCAGACGGTAGCCCTGGAGGGTTTACGTTCCTTACCCGATTCGGCCTTCACCGGGGCGGGGCGAAAGAAAAGCAGGAACGGAATTTTCAGGTAGTAAAACAGCGAGATCAGCGCATTGAGCAAACCCAGTGCAAACAACGCCAGCAGCCACGGATCGGGTCGTTGCTGGTAAGCGTCGTAGAGCGCCGAAAACGACAAAAGCTTAGCCGTGAAGCCAACCGTTGGCGGCAGTCCTGTCAGGGCGAGCATCACGATCGTGAGTGCCACAGCCAGCAACGGCTGCTTGACACCCAACCCGGCAAAATCACTGATAGCCAGTGTCGTATTATTGACCTGAGCCAGCAAATCGATCAGAAAAAAGGCGGCCAGCGATATGAACATGTAGGTACTGGCATAAAACAGAACAGCCTCGAAACCGGCTTCATTCAGTGCAACGACGCCTACCAGCAGAAACCCCGCATGAGCAATCGTCGAATAGGCCAGCAACCGCTTGGCGTCGGTCTGGCGCAGCGCCGACAGATTACCAATGAGGATACCAGCCAGCGCCAGAACGGCCAGTGGCGTCTGTAACGCCGTTGCCGTAGCCCCGCCACCACTGGATTCAACCGGCAGTGCCGTAACGATACGCATCAGTACCAGCACCGCAGCCGCTTTGGGTGCTACGGAGAAGAAAGCCGCTACCGGCACGGGTGCCGCTTCGTAAGCATCGGGGGTCCAGACGTGAAACGGAACACCCGCCAGTTTAAACAACAGCCCCGCCAGCGTCAGCAGTACGGCCACGGCGACTACGGCGGCATCCTGCCGGGCCAGTTCAGCCCCGAACGCTTCGGCGGTCAGGTCGAGCGTACCCGTCATGCCATACAGGAACGACATACCGTAGAGCATGATGGCGGAGCTGATGGCCCCGAAGAGCAGGTACTTGATCCCGCCTTCCGACGCTTTCCGGTCGGCCGTCAGGGCCGTGAGCAGGTACGAGCAGATGGACACCAGTTCAATGCTGAGGTAGATACTGAGCAGATTCACCGACATTGTCATCAGGAACAACCCCAGCGTCATGGCCACCAGGATGGCGTACCACTCGAGGGGGAGTTCCCTCACCCCCGGCCCCTCTCCCCTGGGGTGAGGGTTGAGCACCTCGTACAGCAGCACTAACACCGCACTCAGGGCAATGACGACCTGAAAATAAATAGCCTGGTTGTCGAGAAATAACAGCCGCAGAAACAGGAAGCCACGTTCTGGCAGCAGAACCGCCCAGATGCCCGCGCCCAGTACCGCTCCGATGCTTAAACCAGCCAGCACCTGTCTTGCCTTCCGACGATCGGACCGCAACAGCAATAGTTCGGCAACCAGCAGGGCACAAAAAGCTACTGACAGCCATACCTCAGGGCCAAAGCCACCGAGACTGCGTAGTATGTTGGTAAGTTGATCGGTTAACAAATTGATCGGTTGGTGAATCGGTGAGTCGGTCAGTGAGTCAAGTGGAGCATTTACCGCGTCGGCAACTGACCCGCTTACCGATTCACCCGTGCATTGGCTGTGTTAAATCATTCCGTCGCGCTGGGGCTGCCCTTCGTAGTTGCGCAGGTGAATTGGCTTCTGGGTTTTGCGCAGGCGAATGTTCAGAAACTCAACTAGCAGCGAGAAGGCAATAGCGAAGTACAAATACCCCTTGGGTACCGTTCCTACTTCCTGATCGAAGATAACTACTTCCGACAGGTGAGCACCTTCGGCGATGAGCATGAACCCGATCATGATCAGAAAAGCCAGGCCAAGCATCTGAATGGTTGGGTGTTCGTTGACAAACTTGCCCACCGGACCGGCAAAGAACATCATGATAACAACCGACAGCACAACGGCGATCATCATGATCGTTACGTTTTGTGTGAGGCCGATGGCCGTCAGGATAGAGTCGATCGAGAAAACGATGTTGGTGATCGCAATCTGTGCGACAACACTGCTGACCGTCGCTTTACCATTCATGGCACCTTCGTCCAGTTCATTGTCCGACCCTTCCAGCTTGTGGTGAATTTCGGAGGTTGCTTTATAAAGCAGGAAGATTCCGCCGGCAAACAAAATCAGGCTCTGGCCGGTTAGGGCAGCCCGAAACCAGCCCGCATCGATGTGCGTGAACGGTTTACTGAGTGAAATAACCACCGAAATAATGGTCAGCAGCCCCAGCCGGAAAGCCATGGCCAGAATCAGTCCAATGTTACGTGCCTTTCCCTGATCCTGGGGAGCCAGTTTATTGGCGGCAATCGAAATAAAGATGATATTATCGATGCCCAAAACGATCTCCAGGAACGTTAGGGTTAGTAAGCTAATGATGGATGCAGCGGTAAATAAGTCGCTCATAGTTCGTTAAATGTGTGGCCAAAAATACCGGCTTACAACCGGGTGTGCAACACATGCTCCATAAAACAGCCGGAAACAGGATGAAAGGCCAGTCGATGTGTTCAGAGGTTCAGGCCACCACATGCACACATCACCCCGGCGTCAACGCGTTATACGGCTCATTAATGGACCGCTATCATTTGGCACGGGTGTTGCAACATAACCTGACCAACACCCGTATTCGTATGAGTATAGTGGCCCGTTCGCAACCGATTGGGTCAGCCAGCCGCCCCGATACGCATGATGCAGGTAACATAATCCCGGTTATGGGCGTTATATTCGGAGACCTGGGCTGTTGGCAAGCAGCCTGGGCGGAGTCCTGCCAGTCGGAAAACTTATTGATATACTGTGTCCAAAGCCCTTGTTCGTATCCTGCTCGGTATCCTGGCCCTCATTCTGTTGTTGGCGGGATTTGTGATGCTCATTGCCACGACACCCTGGGGACAGCAACTGGTTACGAAGCAGGTTAACTCATACCTCGCCGGAAAGCTCAACTCTCCGTTCCGCATTGGTAGAATCCGGTATTCGATTCCTGATTACATCGAGCTGGAAAATGTATTTTTCAAAACACCCAAGGGTGATACGTTACTCGACGGTGGTCGAATGCGTGTTGACCTCGACATGTGGGGACTCTTGCATAATCGGGTCGCTATCAACAACATCGAACTCGAACACATTCGGTTGAATGTAAACCGGATCGCCGATGCGACCAGCACGGCTACCAACCCGCCCAGCTTTAACTTCCAGTATATTCTTGACGCGTTTATTCCACCCGGCGATACGACGAAGCCGACAACGCCCGTCGATACAACCGTGGCCCCGCTGGATGTCAACCTCGCCGGTATCTTCCTGAACGATGTCCGGATCAGGTACCGCGACGATGTAGTGGGGGCCGACGTCAACGCTTACGTCGACAGCCTAAGGGCGGGTTTCGACAAGACCGATGTCTCCAAATCCCAGTATTATCTGTCGAACGTAGCCGTCAATGGGCTGAACGCCTACACGCGTCTGTACGAAGGCATACCTGTACCTTCTGACCCGTCAGATCCCAATGATTCGCTCGATATAGGACTCGGAAAATGGCAGGTTAACAAAGCAAAATGGGATGTCCGCGTTGAAACGGCTGATTTCAAAACCACAGGAAGCGTCGGAAAGCTCACCATGGAGTCGGACTATTTTTACCTGAACGGCGCCAAAATCGGTATCAAGTCGCTCGCTATGGCCAATGCTGACATCGCGGCCGTCCTGACCAAACCGACGAAGAAAGCCGCATCGACCCCGCCCTCGTCAGCGACCTCAACCGCGCCGGGCTGGCAAGCCAGAATTGGCACCGTTCAGTTCGCCAATAACCGCATCCGGTACGACGACGAGACAGCTCCCCGCCAGAAAAACGGCCTCGACTACGGCCACCTCGACCTGCGCGCGTTTGGCGTCGAAGGCAAGGCACTGGCTTATCAGGATCTGGGTAAGCGGGGCCAGCGGGTAAGCGGGCAGATTCGCAAAGCGCAGTTCAAGGCGACCAGCGGATTTACGCTCCAGCAGTTCGACGCTGACCTGCTCTACGACGATAAAAACACGCGCCTGACGGGTTTGTATATCAAAACCCCAACATCGCTCCTGCGCGATCAGCTGATACTCCGCTACGATTCGCTGGCGCAGCTGAGCGACCCGCGCTTTGCCAAACGGGTAAGTGTGCGGGCCAACCTGCGCCAGAGCCGGCTATCGGTTCTCGACGTGCTCCAGCTGGCTCCGTTTCTGGCCGACACACCACCTTTTACCGACACGCGGGCCGTCTTCCGGGCCGATGCCCAGGCTAATGGCACCCTGGCTGCGCTGAACATACCCCGTTTCGGGCTCGACATGCTGTCGGGTACGCACGTTCGGATGAGTGGTCAACTGACAAACGTAACCGATCCCGACCGTATTGGTGTTGACCTGCAAATTCAGGACGGAACAACGCGGCTGGCCGATATTAATAAACTTGCCCCCAAAGGGTCAATTCCTTCGTCTATTGCCCTCCCCCCCTGTTTGATCTGACCGGCCGGATCAAAGGGCAATTGGATAACCTGGTTATCGATGCCAACCTCAATACGGACTGGGGAACGGCGGCTTTCGACGGGAAGCTGGCCGGATTTGTGTCGGGCAAAAACCAAACCTACCAGGGCACTCTCGACCTCAACGATTTCAATGCGGGCAAATGGCTGAAACAGGAAGGTAACGTAGGCAAACTGACCGGCCGGGCTACGTTCGACGGGCGGGGTATTGATGTCAATACCCTTACAACCCGCTTCGACCTCAACGTGCAATCGGCCGAGCTGAGCGGCTATCGCTACCAGAATTTCGACGCCACGGGAAACCTCAATAACGGCGACCTGACGCTGACGGGTGGCCTCAAAGACCCAAATGCTAACCTGGCACTGGATATAAAGGCCGGCCTCAAAGGGGAATTCCCAAGCGTTGTGGGCAACGCTACCATTCAGGAGCTGAACCTGCAAAAGCTGAAGCTCTATAACGATCCGCTTTCGCTGAAAGGAAAGATCGTTCTGGACATGCCCTCAACCGACCCGGCCAAACCCGTCGGTACAATTTCGGCCACCGACGCAGTTGTGACCCTGAACGGCAAGAATTACCCCGTCGATGCGCTTTACGCCAAACTGGCGGTGAACGGCACGACCAAGAATGTAGAGGCTCAACTGCCTGGCGCGCAACTGGTGCTTAATGGCCAGTTCGAGTACGCCCAGCTTTACGACATTGTTGCGGGTGAAATCAGCAAGTACCTGGCCATTCCCGCCCTTGCGTACAAGACGGTTCCCCCACCCTACGCCTTCACGATTGATATGAAGGCGTATCAGAACCCGATCTTCCAGGCATTTGTACCCGCCCTGACCCGGCTCGATACGGTTCGGCTCAACGCCTATCTCGACAATACCCGGGATACTACCCTGTCGGCTACGGTACGGACCGGCACTATCGTGTACGATACCACCACTATTCAGGGGGCGAGTATGCGGCTGCAGGCGGCTAACAACCAGCTCAACGTAGCCGGACGTGTCAACGGTATTCTCTATGACGACCTGCGCATCCGCGAAACGAACCTGGTGGGCGTAGCGGCCAATAACCGCTTCCGCTTCTCGGTTGTGAACCAGGACTCCATTGGTCAGGATCTGCACGCGCTGGCTGGTACGCTTAGCATTGTTGACAGCAGCTACCGGTTTCAGTTCGCACGCGATGGGCTGATGACCAGCTACCAGAAATGGACCGCCGATACCAGTGGTTTTGCCCAGTACGGCAACGATGGGGTGCTGATCAATACCATCCGACTCGAACAGGACAGCCAGTTGCTGGAACTGAGCAGCACCGAACCGTATGGCAATGCCCCCATCCGGGTAACGACGCGCGGTATTCAGATTGCGAACCTGGCCCGGCTGGCCAATCAGGATACGACGCTGGCCGCGGGTGAGCTGAACGGAACCGTCGTTGTGCGGGATTACATGGCCGAAGACAGCCAGCTGGCCTTTATCGGCTCCATCTACGTCGATAGTCTGCGCGTTATGTCGCAGCCCATTGGCAACCTTACAGCCCGTTTCCGCAACAACTCCGATGGCCGTATCGACGTGAACACCACCCTCGCCGGACCGTACAAT is a window from the Spirosoma rigui genome containing:
- a CDS encoding TerC family protein, producing MSDLFTAASIISLLTLTFLEIVLGIDNIIFISIAANKLAPQDQGKARNIGLILAMAFRLGLLTIISVVISLSKPFTHIDAGWFRAALTGQSLILFAGGIFLLYKATSEIHHKLEGSDNELDEGAMNGKATVSSVVAQIAITNIVFSIDSILTAIGLTQNVTIMMIAVVLSVVIMMFFAGPVGKFVNEHPTIQMLGLAFLIMIGFMLIAEGAHLSEVVIFDQEVGTVPKGYLYFAIAFSLLVEFLNIRLRKTQKPIHLRNYEGQPQRDGMI
- a CDS encoding Cif family virulence factor, which codes for MHSFLILLLLAGVPMRLSAQATSPDELAIQMVIEHETQAYLDRNTDRQSACWADSTGLSQRICLNDGRIIAADGDHAALRRGLESYFRQLPDPDPSVFEHRHYKIRIRGEAAFVTFVQIMQCAGRPASYSQQVRYLEREAGSWKIIHSGVSYYDPTSRQVQASR
- a CDS encoding NADH-quinone oxidoreductase subunit N — translated: MLTDQLTNILRSLGGFGPEVWLSVAFCALLVAELLLLRSDRRKARQVLAGLSIGAVLGAGIWAVLLPERGFLFLRLLFLDNQAIYFQVVIALSAVLVLLYEVLNPHPRGEGPGVRELPLEWYAILVAMTLGLFLMTMSVNLLSIYLSIELVSICSYLLTALTADRKASEGGIKYLLFGAISSAIMLYGMSFLYGMTGTLDLTAEAFGAELARQDAAVVAVAVLLTLAGLLFKLAGVPFHVWTPDAYEAAPVPVAAFFSVAPKAAAVLVLMRIVTALPVESSGGGATATALQTPLAVLALAGILIGNLSALRQTDAKRLLAYSTIAHAGFLLVGVVALNEAGFEAVLFYASTYMFISLAAFFLIDLLAQVNNTTLAISDFAGLGVKQPLLAVALTIVMLALTGLPPTVGFTAKLLSFSALYDAYQQRPDPWLLALFALGLLNALISLFYYLKIPFLLFFRPAPVKAESGKERKPSRATVWLAVGLVVPVVGLFLKPDWLLAMLASW
- a CDS encoding AsmA family protein — its product is MSKALVRILLGILALILLLAGFVMLIATTPWGQQLVTKQVNSYLAGKLNSPFRIGRIRYSIPDYIELENVFFKTPKGDTLLDGGRMRVDLDMWGLLHNRVAINNIELEHIRLNVNRIADATSTATNPPSFNFQYILDAFIPPGDTTKPTTPVDTTVAPLDVNLAGIFLNDVRIRYRDDVVGADVNAYVDSLRAGFDKTDVSKSQYYLSNVAVNGLNAYTRLYEGIPVPSDPSDPNDSLDIGLGKWQVNKAKWDVRVETADFKTTGSVGKLTMESDYFYLNGAKIGIKSLAMANADIAAVLTKPTKKAASTPPSSATSTAPGWQARIGTVQFANNRIRYDDETAPRQKNGLDYGHLDLRAFGVEGKALAYQDLGKRGQRVSGQIRKAQFKATSGFTLQQFDADLLYDDKNTRLTGLYIKTPTSLLRDQLILRYDSLAQLSDPRFAKRVSVRANLRQSRLSVLDVLQLAPFLADTPPFTDTRAVFRADAQANGTLAALNIPRFGLDMLSGTHVRMSGQLTNVTDPDRIGVDLQIQDGTTRLADINKLAPKGSIPSSIALPPCLI
- a CDS encoding bifunctional heptose 7-phosphate kinase/heptose 1-phosphate adenyltransferase, translated to MSLDELFDQFDNLRVLIIGDVMLDSYVWGRVERISPEAPVPVVTVDRRELRLGGAGNVLLNVQALGAEAIICSIIGTDTPGDQLKQELCNRGLSCDGLIRSQDRITTIKERIIASSQQVVRVDTETDRYITADERAQLVAKAKELIPSCHVVIFEDYDKGVLSKEAIAEITDFANAQNVPTVVDPKKRNFLSYQNTTLFKPNLKELREGLKLDFDVDNTTEFRAAVDQLKSTLNVKGALITLSERGVFIDFNGEQRQLPAHIRQIADVSGAGDTVISIAACCVALKQSPAVIAGLSNLGGGLVCESVGVVPINKAQLKQEAKENL
- the hemE gene encoding uroporphyrinogen decarboxylase is translated as MTLQNDLLLRTARGELTERVPVWMMRQAGRVLAEYRAVRERAGSFITLAKTPELAAEVTIQPVDAFGVDAAIIFSDILVVPEAMGLPYEMIESRGPVFPTTVRTTADLSRLRVADAESDLGYVLDAIRLTKKELNGRVPLIGFAGAPFTIFCYMTEGKGSKTFSIAKKLLYTDPVFAHTLLQQITDSTIAYLKAQVRAGVNLVQLFDSWAGILSPEQYRLFSLPYIKQICDALGSEIHDGVVSHAPVPVTVFAKGAFFARHEIGQLSCSVVGLDWNMDPAESRELIPNKVLQGNLDPCVLYADFAQIRAEVKNMLDAFGHQHYIANLGHGIYPDTDPDKARCFVDAIKEM